The Pontibacter korlensis sequence ATGTATTTAACAGCTGAATTGTTGTTGCACTTGCGAACGCTCCTGAGGTAGAAGTCATAGTCAGCGACGAAGGCATGGTCCACTTTCCCGATATCAATATCCTCCACCACATATTTCCAGCGCAGAAAGTTAGCCGTATGCTTTAGCGAGGTTTTGTAACGCTTTGACGTACCTTCTGAATATTCAGAGCCTATAAGAGCCTCAACCTTCCGGTTATGCTCCTTAAAGATCTCGATGAGCATTCTGGGCTTGTCCTCCTTGCCCAAAAATTTCATCTTAATTCTATCTGCCGTTATTGACTCGCCAGCCTCTATCAGCTGTCGGTGCGCCTCATACACCTTTGCCTGAAGTTTATCCAGGTACATGTTCAGGGATTTTATTTCCTCCCTGTTGCCGGAGGCACGGCCTGCGGCAACATTCCACCGGCCAGGTTGGCACTCTCTTCCCGTAGTAAGCTCAGCGCGCTTTCCCGTAACGGTAATCCGGATATAGATCGGAACAGGCCCGGAGGTATAGTTCTTGGGCTTCTTGAGATAGAACAGGAGACTGAAATTGATGCTCATAAAAGTGACTTTTAAGGTTGAACAAAGTTAGCTTTGCAGTCACTTCCAGACAAGATGCACATCAATTGAACATCCTGTATATCAATATCTTAAAACTACGTTGGTGAGTTAGTCCTGTCGTCTAAGTTACTCACCGAATCACTCACTTAAAATGTATGAAAAGGTGTGAAAACTTAGTGTGTCCAAAACAAAAACAGCCTGTAAACTTTTGATTTACAGGCTGTTTGCAAGTTATGATAAAAAAAATTGTGGAGATGCAGGGATTTTCTTTATCCGCACTACCAACTGATTATCATCAGTTTAAAACTTGCAATTTGAGTAACTCACCGAATCACTCACCGCCTGATATGCTGCAAACTAACTGCAAACACTATGGCTTAAAAATACTCAGAAGTTTAAGAAATAGCAATTAGGTTCTTGCTTTATACCCTGATGTTGAGATAGACCTTATCTACTCCTAGGTAGTCTAAAATTGTGGAGCTGACAATTGCGGGGAGCTGACACTGTGTTGCTACTGTTATTTATAAGCCTTGCTCGTCGGCACTTGGTCCATAGCTACCTGGAATAGGAATTCCCAACAGCCGCAGGTACAGACCAAGCTGTGCCCTGTGATGGATTGTTTGCGCCAGCGCATGGCGGATGGTTTCATACTTCGACAGGGTCATGTACACAGCATCACCGCTGCGCAACGTCCAAGGCTCTTCCAGCTGCTCTTCTGTTGCCTGCTCCATATCTGCTTTCGCCTTTGCCAGGTTCTTCTCGAACAGCGTCAAGAGCCCCTCTGTGTTGGTTACATTACCGGGATTATAGGGACTGGCAGCAAAGTCGAGTTCATCGGTTGTAACAGCCAGGGTTATCCAGGTGGGCAAATCGGCAATGTGCAGTGCCAGGTCTTTAACAGGCATGCTCTTGGGGTGAGGCTGCCAGTCGTATTTGTCGTCAGGCACGATGGCCAGCATTTTGCGGGTTTTCTGCCCTTCTTCCTCGATTTCCTTCAGAAGCTTCTCGATGAGTTTCATAGGTTTATTTTGTTAGTTTATACAAAACAATACTACTAAATAAATTAGTCTGCACCTATATGTTTAGCGATATGTTGCTACCAACCTTTGTCGATCAAGGAAAAGGCATGCTAACCATGGCACCGGCATGATAGGCTCCGGCCACCATTTCCTGGTGGCCTCCTTCCATCTCAAAATTCCGGGGTGCATGTTGCACAACTCAGGTATTAACTTACCTAGTTTGGGTCTTAGTTCAAATTTGATACTTCAAGTCCCGCATCAATTTTCCATCTGAAGAAATGATGGTAGAAACACAAGAAATGATGGTAGAAACACATCAAAAAACTGCTGGGAAAAGGCTGTTGGCGCTCCTTCACCTGGGCTATGGCCACGCTTATAGACCCAGTTGGCTTGAATTTCTGGTATTTCTTAAGGTTGAAGGCAACCGCTGACTTTACGCGCACTGGACTTACCCAGCATGTTGATCTTGCTCGAGGCCATAGTGCTGCACCGGGCTGCCGAAGACCGGCTCCACCGTGCTCTGACGAAGTTTTTTCATCTGCTTGCCGCGCTTACTGTGCTGCCTGGCGTAGGCCCGCTGGTACGGCTCGTCATAGGCGGTGCGGGTGATCTTGCGGCATCGAGCTTTCGGAGCACAGGTGGATTTGTTGGAACACTGCCGGCAGTCACTCGGGGCTGCCCAGTAGTTTCTCAGCAGCCTACCGTCTTGCGTTCGGTCAAAGCCCTTGAAGGGAAGTGGCTTGCCCATTGGGCAGATGTAGCGGTCATTCTCCTTCTCATAAGGAAAGCCCTCTATCTCTGGCTTGTACATCCCAAACACCGGGATCCAAGCAGTGATGCCCCGCTGCTCGAGAAAATAGTAGTTGGAACCGTTGGAGTAGCCGGCATCGGCCAGCAGCTCCTGCATGAGCAGGCCATTGGCTTTGAGCCTGTCTTGTACCTGCATCACAAGGGAAGGCAGGTGCTGACTGTCCCGGCCGTCGGCAAAGTCCGCCCGCACATGAGAGATAACACCCATGGCCGTGTCCACGGCCATGCTGCAGTGGTAGCCAGAGCTTCCTGGCCTTGCCGGGCTTGACAGAAATGCGGGCGTCGGGATCGTGCGGGGAGTAGTGCGCCAGAGTTGCTCAGCAACTGGGCTTTCTCATTGGATGCCCCGATGGCTCCTGCGGGGCGCTCGTTTAGCCGCTGCCAGCGCCTCTCAAGCCGCTTGAGTTGGTGTTCGGGGGCCGTGACATACTGCCTGGAAGACGGATTCTCTTCTTTGTTCACATCCTGATGCTCTGCACCTGTCTTTTGTAAGCGGTTTTCTGCAGACACTTGCTTCGGAACCAGGCTCTCCATGGAAGCATTGGCCTTGATTGGGGCTGAGTCTATGGCTTGTGTACTGCCTGATACCATGCCCTTTTCCACGCACAGGCTGAAGACTCTGTCAAACAGCGATTCGAACAAGGCCTCGGGGTACAGCTGGCGGGTGCTCAGAAAGGGTGGAATGCCAAGGCAGCGGCTCGTCGAGCTGGTAATTCAGAAAGTAGAGCAGATCCAGCCGCAGGCTGCAGTGTTCAATAAGTTTTCTATCTGATGTAATGTTCTCTAGGTAGCCCACCAGGCAGAGCTTGAAGAACACCACCGGGTCGATCGACTGTTGACCGCAACGTCCGTAGAACTGCTCCATCTGCTCGTAGAGAAAGTCTATATTTAGATGCTGCTTGAGTTGTCGGTAATAGTTGTGCTCCGGCACCTAGAGCCGAGAGCGAGAAGTGCAGCTCCTTCTCATCCGTGAAAGTCTTCCTGCCCTGCATAGCACCAAAGGTTTAACCTATATGCTAACGGCTGGATTAGGGTAGTTGTGCAACAGTCACGGCGGATTTATGGGACAGGAGCAACAGTCACAGGCTTTGTTGTTGTTGCTGTCTAACCTTTACTCCTTCTTCTCCTTCCGCCCCAAATCACTACCGTAGAGGAAGAAGCCTATTTTGGTTTGCAGGGGCTGCAGGTAAGGCGTCTTTCCGCGCTGGTGCAGCAGGTTGTACTGCACCAGCCCGTAGCCCTTGACGCGTTTGTAGAAGGTGTAGGTCTTGCCCACGCCCACCGACAGGCCTTTCACCCACTCCTGCCCCACTTCCTCAGCCTGTGTGATGGAATTCTGGCGCGGCACCCGGGCGTTGAGGTCCTCGTAGTGCGCCCGCGCGAAAAAGCCCTTGTACACCTCCACGTCGGTGAAGGCGAAGTAGCCCAGCACCTTGTCTGACCCGGTCACATAGGGTTTGTCCTCCACGCTCACCGAGAGGCGGTACTGGGCGCCAGCCCCTAGCGAGAACTTATCGGTGAAGCGCCAGGCGGCGTAGGGCCCCAAGTCCACCGTAAAACGCTCCTGCTTGCCCAGCTGCCACTGCGTGCCCACCACCACGCGCTCCTGCCATGGCCTGCCTTTAAGCGGGTTGAGCTTCAAAAAGCCCTTGGGCATGTCCTTGACGCTCTCCACCTTCTCGAAGCGGCCCTTGTACTTGTCCAGATCGGCGCGTGCCTTCCGTAGCAGGAAGGGGTAAAAATGACTCATTTGTTCTCAATAGAATATGTAGTTAAGGTATGATGCAGTGCGCGCTGTCGCTTAGGCTGTTAAAGCCTAGCAAGATAAGGAGAAACATGTGACTTTCATTCAGTTGATGGCTCTTTTTGTAGTTCTACAGCCTGGCTTTTGCTACCCCACGTGCAGCTGGCGGATCAGCTGGCCCTAAGGTATAGCGCCAACTATAAGGTATGGCACCAGTTATTATCTAAAAGCCCTCGGTTGATGCCGGGGGT is a genomic window containing:
- a CDS encoding site-specific integrase, giving the protein MSINFSLLFYLKKPKNYTSGPVPIYIRITVTGKRAELTTGRECQPGRWNVAAGRASGNREEIKSLNMYLDKLQAKVYEAHRQLIEAGESITADRIKMKFLGKEDKPRMLIEIFKEHNRKVEALIGSEYSEGTSKRYKTSLKHTANFLRWKYVVEDIDIGKVDHAFVADYDFYLRSVRKCNNNSAVKYIKNFGKVIRICLSSGWLKVDPFRNYKAKTRKVDRVFLTEEELNAMAEKKFVSERLMQVRDIFLFSCYTGLAYVDVQQLKRADIGKGVDGEQWIFKNRQ
- a CDS encoding DinB family protein gives rise to the protein MKLIEKLLKEIEEEGQKTRKMLAIVPDDKYDWQPHPKSMPVKDLALHIADLPTWITLAVTTDELDFAASPYNPGNVTNTEGLLTLFEKNLAKAKADMEQATEEQLEEPWTLRSGDAVYMTLSKYETIRHALAQTIHHRAQLGLYLRLLGIPIPGSYGPSADEQGL
- a CDS encoding transposase; amino-acid sequence: MAVDTAMGVISHVRADFADGRDSQHLPSLVMQVQDRLKANGLLMQELLADAGYSNGSNYYFLEQRGITAWIPVFGMYKPEIEGFPYEKENDRYICPMGKPLPFKGFDRTQDGRLLRNYWAAPSDCRQCSNKSTCAPKARCRKITRTAYDEPYQRAYARQHSKRGKQMKKLRQSTVEPVFGSPVQHYGLEQDQHAG
- a CDS encoding transposase, which codes for MEQFYGRCGQQSIDPVVFFKLCLVGYLENITSDRKLIEHCSLRLDLLYFLNYQLDEPLPWHSTLSEHPPAVPRGLVRIAV